The following are from one region of the Strix uralensis isolate ZFMK-TIS-50842 chromosome 4, bStrUra1, whole genome shotgun sequence genome:
- the SHISA3 gene encoding protein shisa-3 homolog, producing MAGRRRAPLLLLRWLLLGLLGGGGGGQPGGGEYCHGWVDGQGGYHEGFQCPEGFDTAAATICCGSCALRYCCAAAEARLEQGGCTNDREPPDPGVTAQPIYVPFLIVGSIFIAFIIVGSLVAVYCCTCLRPKQPSQPIRFSLRSYQTETFPMILASTSFRTPSRQSSTATSSSSTGGSVRRFSFPRAEPGCLVASPPPPYTSGCFQTAHAVHLTQPSGFLVSPPYFGYPLQPEPTLAGKSCSDFSQS from the exons atggcggggcggcggcgggcgccgctgctgctgctgcgctggctcctgctggggctgctgggcggcggcggcgggggccagcccggcggcggcgagTACTGCCACGGCTGGGTGGACGGGCAGGGCGGCTACCACGAGGGCTTCCAGTGCCCCGAGGGCTTCGACACGGCGGCCGCCACCATCTGCTGCGGCTCCTGCGCGCTGCGCTACTGCTGCGCCGCCGCCGAGGCCCGCCTGGAGCAGGGCGGCTGCACCAACGACCGGGAGCCCCCGGACCCGGGAGTCACCGCCC AACCAATCTACGTTCCATTCCTCATTGTTGGATCAATATTTATTGCCTTCATTATTGTGGGCTCTCTGGTAGCGGTTTATTGTTGCACATGTTTAAGACCTAAACAACCGTCGCAGCCAATACGATTTTCTCTGCGGAGCTATCAGACCGAGACTTTTCCCATGATCCTGGCCTCCACGAGCTTCAGGACGCCATCGAGGCAGTCCAGTACCGCAACAAGTTCCAGTTCGACCGGTGGCTCGGTTCGCAGGTTCTCCTTTCCCCGGGCAGAGCCAGGGTGCCTTGTGGCATCACCACCTCCGCCGTACACATCTGGCTGCTTCCAGACAGCCCATGCAGTCCACCTGACCCAGCCGTCGGGATTTCTGGTGTCACCGCCGTACTTTGGGTATCCGCTCCAGCCAGAGCCTACCCTGGCTGGGAAGAGCTGCTCCGATTTTAGTCAGAGCTGA